The following proteins are encoded in a genomic region of Brachypodium distachyon strain Bd21 chromosome 1, Brachypodium_distachyon_v3.0, whole genome shotgun sequence:
- the LOC100831927 gene encoding uncharacterized protein LOC100831927 isoform X2, which yields MHTRRKHTAHANHTFRWTPAGRSGQAPPPMATHREEREQIRVSRGSHGNGDRPATYIHSTDTPKYRRPNKAKSQWYIRHSKRRQSRNAYTHTHTMLATSPSSQVKVQPWGSCRRRASAPLPPASTGRLVVHSGRAAAASVRAVAAETAQTSPAPQPPPSDADEDKTLASYVPVFVMLPVTGSDHRGERGGGRGGAPGAAAAAARGRRGRRDGGRVVGHRGARRAGAVRVARVQGAVPPGAGGRAQAAGHHVVPRLRRQRRRRRQHPDPGVGPGSRGGGPGRVLHEPRRGQEPGVPHHRRRRPSPVPRQNCHPAVRRFHEELQREHGGLPGVWTDRGHRGRAWPCRRAECYDRYLEENFRAAAAEAGHPEWELPDDAGEYNDTPDDTAFFTADGPDTPTYLTEKGKFFLTWYSNKLLEHGDRIMDEANKAFLGCTVKLAAKVSGIHWWYRHPSHAAELTAGYYNVGGRDGYGPVARMLARHDGAVLNFTCAEMRNSEQAQEALSGPEELVQQVLSAGWREGTEVACENALPRYDRRAYNQMLKNARPNGVGGARPRLAAVTYLRLTEQLLAGNKFRAFKTFVRKMHADQDYCPDPARYLRPLKPLERSRPAMPVDKLLEATSPEAPYPFDPETDMTVGGDLAEFIDWVFEKVEWVFG from the exons ATGCACACCCGCAGAAAACACACGGCTCACGCAAACCACACCTTCAGATGGACACCCGCAGGAAGGTCCGGGCAGGCTCCTCCTCCCATGGCTACACATCGCGAAGAAAGGGAGCAGATTCGTGTGTCACGCGGATCCCATGGCAACGGCGACCGGCCGGCCACTTACATACACAGCACAGACACGCCAAAATATCGTCGACCGAACAAGGCAAAATCGCAGTGGTACATCAGACACTCGAAGAGAAGGCAATCAAGAAAtgcatacacacacacacacaccatgCTCGCGACCTCACCGTCATCACAGGTCAAGGTGCAGCCATGGGGAAGCTGCCGTAGAAGGGCGTCGGCGCCCCTTCCACCGGCAAGCACTGGGCGGCTCGTCGTCCATTccgggagggcggcggccgcctccgtccGAGCTGTCGCCGCCGAGACCGCGCAGACTTCTCCTGCACCACAGCCCCCGCCATCGGACGCCGACGAGGACAAGACGCTGGCCAGCTACGTCCCGGTCTTCGTCATGCTCCCCGTAA CTGGAAGTGATCACCGCGGAGAACGAGGTGGAGGGCGCGGGGGCGCTCCGGGCgcagctgcggcggctgcgcgAGGCCGGCGTGGACGGCGTGATGGCGGACGTGTGGTGGGGCATCGTGGAGCGCGCCGGGCCGGCGCGGTACGAGTGGCGCGCGTACAGGGAGCTGTTCCGCCTGGCGCAGGAGGCAGGGCTCAAGCTGCAGGTCATCATGTCGTTCCACGCCTGCGGCGGCAACGTCGGCGACGCCGTCAACATCCCGATCCCGGCGTGGGTCCGGGAAGTCGGGGAGGCGGACCCGGACGTGTTCTACACGAGCCCCGGCGGGGCCAGGAACCAGGAGTACCTCACCATCGGCGTCGACGACCGTCCCCTGTTCCACGGCAGAACTGCCATCCAG CTGTACGCCGATTTCATGAAGAGCTTCAGAGAGAACATGGCGGACTTCCTGGAGTCTGGACTGATCGTGGACATCGAGGTCGGGCTTGGCCCTGCCGGCGAGCTGAG TGCTACGACAGGTACCTGGAGGAGAATTtcagagcggcggcggcggaggccgggcACCCGGAGTGGGAGCTCCCGGACGACGCCGGAGAGTACAACGACACGCCAGACGACACGGCCTTCTTCACGGCGGACGGCCCCGACACCCCGACGTACCTCACCGAGAAGGGCAAGTTCTTCTTGACATGGTACTCCAACAAGCTGCTCGAGCACGGGGACAGGATCATGGACGAAGCCAACAAAGCCTTCCTGGGCTGCACCGTCAAGCTCGCCGCAAAGGTGTCCGGGATCCACTGGTGGTACAGGCACCCGAGCCACGCGGCGGAGCTCACCGCCGGGTACTACAACGTGGGCGGCCGCGACGGCTACGGCCCGGTGGCGCGCATGCTGGCGCGGCACGACGGCGCCGTGCTCAACTTCACCTGCGCGGAGATGAGGAACTCGGAGCAGGCCCAGGAGGCCCTTAGCGGGCCGGAGGAGCTCGTCCAGCAAGTGCTGAGCGCCGGGTGGAGGGAGGGGACCGAGGTGGCCTGTGAGAACGCGCTGCCCAGGTATGACCGCCGGGCCTACAACCAGATGCTCAAGAACGCGCGGCCCaacggcgtcggcggcgctcggcctCGGCTAGCTGCTGTCACGTACCTCCGGCTGACGGAGCAGCTCctggccgggaacaagttccGGGCCTTCAAAACCTTCGTCCGGAAAATGCACGCCGACCAG GATTACTGCCCTGATCCGGCCCGGTACCTCCGGCCGCTGAAGCCCCTGGAGCGGTCGAGGCCGGCGATGCCCGTGGACAAGCTGCTGGAGGCGACTTCGCCGGAGGCGCCGTACCCGTTCGACCCCGAGACGGACATGACCGTCGGCGGCGACCTCGCGGAGTTCATCGACTGGGTGTTCGAGAAGGTCGAATGGGTATTCGGTTGA
- the LOC100831927 gene encoding beta-amylase isoform X1, which yields MHTRRKHTAHANHTFRWTPAGRSGQAPPPMATHREEREQIRVSRGSHGNGDRPATYIHSTDTPKYRRPNKAKSQWYIRHSKRRQSRNAYTHTHTMLATSPSSQVKVQPWGSCRRRASAPLPPASTGRLVVHSGRAAAASVRAVAAETAQTSPAPQPPPSDADEDKTLASYVPVFVMLPLEVITAENEVEGAGALRAQLRRLREAGVDGVMADVWWGIVERAGPARYEWRAYRELFRLAQEAGLKLQVIMSFHACGGNVGDAVNIPIPAWVREVGEADPDVFYTSPGGARNQEYLTIGVDDRPLFHGRTAIQLYADFMKSFRENMADFLESGLIVDIEVGLGPAGELRYPSYPESQGWAFPGIGQFQCYDRYLEENFRAAAAEAGHPEWELPDDAGEYNDTPDDTAFFTADGPDTPTYLTEKGKFFLTWYSNKLLEHGDRIMDEANKAFLGCTVKLAAKVSGIHWWYRHPSHAAELTAGYYNVGGRDGYGPVARMLARHDGAVLNFTCAEMRNSEQAQEALSGPEELVQQVLSAGWREGTEVACENALPRYDRRAYNQMLKNARPNGVGGARPRLAAVTYLRLTEQLLAGNKFRAFKTFVRKMHADQDYCPDPARYLRPLKPLERSRPAMPVDKLLEATSPEAPYPFDPETDMTVGGDLAEFIDWVFEKVEWVFG from the exons ATGCACACCCGCAGAAAACACACGGCTCACGCAAACCACACCTTCAGATGGACACCCGCAGGAAGGTCCGGGCAGGCTCCTCCTCCCATGGCTACACATCGCGAAGAAAGGGAGCAGATTCGTGTGTCACGCGGATCCCATGGCAACGGCGACCGGCCGGCCACTTACATACACAGCACAGACACGCCAAAATATCGTCGACCGAACAAGGCAAAATCGCAGTGGTACATCAGACACTCGAAGAGAAGGCAATCAAGAAAtgcatacacacacacacacaccatgCTCGCGACCTCACCGTCATCACAGGTCAAGGTGCAGCCATGGGGAAGCTGCCGTAGAAGGGCGTCGGCGCCCCTTCCACCGGCAAGCACTGGGCGGCTCGTCGTCCATTccgggagggcggcggccgcctccgtccGAGCTGTCGCCGCCGAGACCGCGCAGACTTCTCCTGCACCACAGCCCCCGCCATCGGACGCCGACGAGGACAAGACGCTGGCCAGCTACGTCCCGGTCTTCGTCATGCTCCCC CTGGAAGTGATCACCGCGGAGAACGAGGTGGAGGGCGCGGGGGCGCTCCGGGCgcagctgcggcggctgcgcgAGGCCGGCGTGGACGGCGTGATGGCGGACGTGTGGTGGGGCATCGTGGAGCGCGCCGGGCCGGCGCGGTACGAGTGGCGCGCGTACAGGGAGCTGTTCCGCCTGGCGCAGGAGGCAGGGCTCAAGCTGCAGGTCATCATGTCGTTCCACGCCTGCGGCGGCAACGTCGGCGACGCCGTCAACATCCCGATCCCGGCGTGGGTCCGGGAAGTCGGGGAGGCGGACCCGGACGTGTTCTACACGAGCCCCGGCGGGGCCAGGAACCAGGAGTACCTCACCATCGGCGTCGACGACCGTCCCCTGTTCCACGGCAGAACTGCCATCCAG CTGTACGCCGATTTCATGAAGAGCTTCAGAGAGAACATGGCGGACTTCCTGGAGTCTGGACTGATCGTGGACATCGAGGTCGGGCTTGGCCCTGCCGGCGAGCTGAGGTACCCATCCTACCCCGAGAGCCAGGGGTGGGCGTTCCCCGGCATCGGACAGTTCCAA TGCTACGACAGGTACCTGGAGGAGAATTtcagagcggcggcggcggaggccgggcACCCGGAGTGGGAGCTCCCGGACGACGCCGGAGAGTACAACGACACGCCAGACGACACGGCCTTCTTCACGGCGGACGGCCCCGACACCCCGACGTACCTCACCGAGAAGGGCAAGTTCTTCTTGACATGGTACTCCAACAAGCTGCTCGAGCACGGGGACAGGATCATGGACGAAGCCAACAAAGCCTTCCTGGGCTGCACCGTCAAGCTCGCCGCAAAGGTGTCCGGGATCCACTGGTGGTACAGGCACCCGAGCCACGCGGCGGAGCTCACCGCCGGGTACTACAACGTGGGCGGCCGCGACGGCTACGGCCCGGTGGCGCGCATGCTGGCGCGGCACGACGGCGCCGTGCTCAACTTCACCTGCGCGGAGATGAGGAACTCGGAGCAGGCCCAGGAGGCCCTTAGCGGGCCGGAGGAGCTCGTCCAGCAAGTGCTGAGCGCCGGGTGGAGGGAGGGGACCGAGGTGGCCTGTGAGAACGCGCTGCCCAGGTATGACCGCCGGGCCTACAACCAGATGCTCAAGAACGCGCGGCCCaacggcgtcggcggcgctcggcctCGGCTAGCTGCTGTCACGTACCTCCGGCTGACGGAGCAGCTCctggccgggaacaagttccGGGCCTTCAAAACCTTCGTCCGGAAAATGCACGCCGACCAG GATTACTGCCCTGATCCGGCCCGGTACCTCCGGCCGCTGAAGCCCCTGGAGCGGTCGAGGCCGGCGATGCCCGTGGACAAGCTGCTGGAGGCGACTTCGCCGGAGGCGCCGTACCCGTTCGACCCCGAGACGGACATGACCGTCGGCGGCGACCTCGCGGAGTTCATCGACTGGGTGTTCGAGAAGGTCGAATGGGTATTCGGTTGA
- the LOC100831927 gene encoding beta-amylase isoform X3, translating into MADVWWGIVERAGPARYEWRAYRELFRLAQEAGLKLQVIMSFHACGGNVGDAVNIPIPAWVREVGEADPDVFYTSPGGARNQEYLTIGVDDRPLFHGRTAIQLYADFMKSFRENMADFLESGLIVDIEVGLGPAGELRYPSYPESQGWAFPGIGQFQCYDRYLEENFRAAAAEAGHPEWELPDDAGEYNDTPDDTAFFTADGPDTPTYLTEKGKFFLTWYSNKLLEHGDRIMDEANKAFLGCTVKLAAKVSGIHWWYRHPSHAAELTAGYYNVGGRDGYGPVARMLARHDGAVLNFTCAEMRNSEQAQEALSGPEELVQQVLSAGWREGTEVACENALPRYDRRAYNQMLKNARPNGVGGARPRLAAVTYLRLTEQLLAGNKFRAFKTFVRKMHADQDYCPDPARYLRPLKPLERSRPAMPVDKLLEATSPEAPYPFDPETDMTVGGDLAEFIDWVFEKVEWVFG; encoded by the exons ATGGCGGACGTGTGGTGGGGCATCGTGGAGCGCGCCGGGCCGGCGCGGTACGAGTGGCGCGCGTACAGGGAGCTGTTCCGCCTGGCGCAGGAGGCAGGGCTCAAGCTGCAGGTCATCATGTCGTTCCACGCCTGCGGCGGCAACGTCGGCGACGCCGTCAACATCCCGATCCCGGCGTGGGTCCGGGAAGTCGGGGAGGCGGACCCGGACGTGTTCTACACGAGCCCCGGCGGGGCCAGGAACCAGGAGTACCTCACCATCGGCGTCGACGACCGTCCCCTGTTCCACGGCAGAACTGCCATCCAG CTGTACGCCGATTTCATGAAGAGCTTCAGAGAGAACATGGCGGACTTCCTGGAGTCTGGACTGATCGTGGACATCGAGGTCGGGCTTGGCCCTGCCGGCGAGCTGAGGTACCCATCCTACCCCGAGAGCCAGGGGTGGGCGTTCCCCGGCATCGGACAGTTCCAA TGCTACGACAGGTACCTGGAGGAGAATTtcagagcggcggcggcggaggccgggcACCCGGAGTGGGAGCTCCCGGACGACGCCGGAGAGTACAACGACACGCCAGACGACACGGCCTTCTTCACGGCGGACGGCCCCGACACCCCGACGTACCTCACCGAGAAGGGCAAGTTCTTCTTGACATGGTACTCCAACAAGCTGCTCGAGCACGGGGACAGGATCATGGACGAAGCCAACAAAGCCTTCCTGGGCTGCACCGTCAAGCTCGCCGCAAAGGTGTCCGGGATCCACTGGTGGTACAGGCACCCGAGCCACGCGGCGGAGCTCACCGCCGGGTACTACAACGTGGGCGGCCGCGACGGCTACGGCCCGGTGGCGCGCATGCTGGCGCGGCACGACGGCGCCGTGCTCAACTTCACCTGCGCGGAGATGAGGAACTCGGAGCAGGCCCAGGAGGCCCTTAGCGGGCCGGAGGAGCTCGTCCAGCAAGTGCTGAGCGCCGGGTGGAGGGAGGGGACCGAGGTGGCCTGTGAGAACGCGCTGCCCAGGTATGACCGCCGGGCCTACAACCAGATGCTCAAGAACGCGCGGCCCaacggcgtcggcggcgctcggcctCGGCTAGCTGCTGTCACGTACCTCCGGCTGACGGAGCAGCTCctggccgggaacaagttccGGGCCTTCAAAACCTTCGTCCGGAAAATGCACGCCGACCAG GATTACTGCCCTGATCCGGCCCGGTACCTCCGGCCGCTGAAGCCCCTGGAGCGGTCGAGGCCGGCGATGCCCGTGGACAAGCTGCTGGAGGCGACTTCGCCGGAGGCGCCGTACCCGTTCGACCCCGAGACGGACATGACCGTCGGCGGCGACCTCGCGGAGTTCATCGACTGGGTGTTCGAGAAGGTCGAATGGGTATTCGGTTGA
- the LOC100832530 gene encoding protein NRT1/ PTR FAMILY 8.5, translated as MASSGEQREHTVALLDSPAAEVEGEYTIDQSLDFDGNPALKHHTGGWRACRSVLATEFCYCLAYSGVSQNLVTYLTTVLRESNVAAAKNVSTWQATCFLTPIAGAVVADSYWGRYRTMVVSCSMGVAGLVVIALSANLPLLTKNAELFTGFPTLVSNLASAQESVLFLGLYMTAFGLGGLRPCLMSFGADQFDHNDPPERASKGSFFNWYVFTMSCASVVSSTCVVWAQDHFGWPLGLAIPAAVLAVGLACLVSASRRYRFQRTQGSPLTRVCQVLVAAVCKFNAQQPADRSLLYELPEDGSMKGIQRIEHTNDLQFFDKAAIVLASEAAEEEATLPPARNPWRLCIVTQVEELKILVRMVPVWASIVFYYAVSAQVSSTFVEQGMAMDTNVGPVRVPPASMSAFDLLTVVVLVPLYDRLLVPAARRLTGRAKGISDLQRIGAGLAMPALAMAAAALVETERLRRAPSGPAMSVLWQAPQYVLMGVGDVLATVGQLDFFYSQAPASMKTVCTALGFLVMAAGSYLSSFLLAAVEWATAAGGRPGWIPDDLDQGHLDRFFWMMSGLACLNLVAFGSCAVRYNSRKAS; from the exons ATGGCTTCAAGCGGCGAGCAGCGAGAACACACGGTGGCGCTGCTCGACAGCCCTGCAGCAGAG GTAGAAGGAGAATACACCATTGACCAATCGCTCGACTTCGATGGGAACCCCGCGCTGAAGCATCATACAGGCGGATGGCGCGCGTGCCGCTCGGTTCTCG CCACGGAGTTCTGCTACTGCCTGGCGTACAGCGGGGTCTCGCAGAACCTCGTCACCTACCTGACCACCGTTCTGCGGGAGAGCAATGTCGCCGCCGCGAAGAACGTGTCCACCTGGCAGGCCACCTGCTTCCTCACACcgatcgccggcgccgtcgtggcCGACTCCTATTGGGGAAGGTACCGCACCATGGTGGTCTCCTGCTCCATGGGCGTCGCG GGCTTGGTCGTGATAGCGCTCTCGGCGAACCTGCCGCTGCTCACCAAGAACGCCGAGCTGTTCACAGGCTTCCCTACCCTGGTCTCAAACCTGGCGTCAGCTCAGGAGTCGGTCCTGTTCCTCGGCCTCTACATGACGGCCTTCGGGCTAGGCGGCCTGCGTCCATGCCTCATGTCCTTCGGCGCCGACCAGTTCGACCACAACGACCCGCCGGAGCGCGCCAGCAAAGGCTCCTTCTTCAACTGGTACGTCTTCACCATGAGCTGCGCGTCGGTGGTGTCCAGCACCTGCGTCGTGTGGGCGCAGGATCACTTCGGCTGGCCGCTGGGCCTGGCGATCCCCGCGGCGGTGCTGGCCGTCGGGCTGGCCTGTCTGGTGTCGGCGTCACGGAGGTACAGGTTCCAGCGAACCCAAGGCAGCCCCCTCACCAGAGTCTGCCAGGTCCTTGTCGCGGCTGTCTGCAAGTTCAACGCTCAGCAGCCGGCCGATCGCTCTCTCCTCTACGAGCTTCCGGAAGACGGCTCCATGAAAGGGATCCAGCGGATAGAGCACACCAATGACCTCCA GTTCTTTGACAAGGCTGCCATTGTGCTCGCTTCTgaggcggcagaggaggaggcaaccttgccgccggcgcgcAACCCGTGGAGACTATGCATCGTGACGCAGGTGGAGGAGCTTAAGATTCTCGTGAGGATGGTCCCGGTGTGGGCGAGCATCGTCTTCTACTACGCCGTCTCGGCGCAGGTCTCGTCGACGTTCGTCGAGCAGGGCATGGCGATGGACACCAATGTCGGCCCCGTCCGCGTCCCCCCGGCTTCGATGTCCGCCTTCGACCTGCTCACCGTCGTCGTCCTGGTCCCGCTCTACGACCGACTGCTGGTCCCGGCTGCCAGGCGGCTCACGGGCAGGGCAAAGGGCATCTCGGACCTGCAGAGGAtcggcgccggcctcgccATGCCAGcgctcgccatggccgccgccgcgctcgtcgagacggagcgcctccgccgcgcgccctcGGGGCCGGCGATGAGCGTGCTGTGGCAGGCGCCGCAGTACGTGCTGATGGGCGTGGGCGACGTGCTCGCCACCGTCGGGCAGCTCGACTTCTTCTACAGCCAGGCGCCGGCATCGATGAAGACCGTGTGCACGGCGCTCGGATTCCTCGTGATGGCGGCCGGGAGCTACCTGAgctccttcctcctcgcggcTGTCGAatgggcgacggcggccggtGGCCGGCCTGGGTGGATCCCGGACGATCTTGACCAGGGGCACCTGGATCGCTTCTTCTGGATGATGTCTGGGCTGGCTTGCCTGAATCTAGTTGCGTTTGGGAGCTGCGCCGTGCGGTACAACTCTAGAAAAGCTTCCTGA
- the LOC100832841 gene encoding transcription factor ILR3, with amino-acid sequence MASPEGSNWVFDCPLMDDLAVADFAAGPAGAFYWTPPMQPQMHTQAQAVSAASLPNPCAEINSPVSLDCEHAKGHPTNKRPRSESSAQPSSKACREKVRRDKLNERFLELGAVLDPGKTPKIDKCAILNDAIRVVTELRSEAEKLKDSNESLQDKIKELKSEKNELRDEKQKLKAEKESLEQQIKFMNARQSLVPHPSVIPATAFAAAQGQAAGQKLMMPVIGYPGFPMWQFMPPSDVDTSDDPKSCPPVA; translated from the exons atggcATCTCCGGAAGGCTCCAACTGGGTCTTCGACTGCCCCCTCATGGACGACCTCGCTGTCGCCGACTTCGCCGCCGGACCTGCAGGAGCATTCTACTGGACGCCGCCGATGCAGCCGCAGATGCACACTCAGGCGCAGGCCGTCTCCGCCGCGTCGCTTCCCAACCCCTG TGCTGAAATCAATAGCCCTGTCTCTCTGGACTGTGAGCATGCCAAAGGACATCCAACAAATAAACG TCCCAGGTCAGAAAGTAGTGCCCAACCTAGCTCCAAAGCGTGCAGGGAGAAAGTGAGAAGGGACAAGCTAAACGAGAG GTTCTTGGAACTGGGTGCTGTCTTGGATCCAGGGAAGACGCCTAAAATAGACAAATGTGCTATATTGAATGATGCTATTCGTGTGGTAACTGAACTGCGTAGCGAAGCAGAGAAGTTGAAGGATTCAAATGAGAGTCTCCAAGACAAGATCAAAGAACTTAAG TCTGAGAAGAATGAGCTGCGGGATGAGAAGCAAAAGCTGAAGGCGGAGAAGGAAAGCCTGGAGCAGCAGATTAAGTTCATGAATGCCCGTCAGAGCCTCGTACCACACCCTTCGGTTATTCCGGCTACTGCATTCGCTGCCGCCCAAGGGCAAGCAGCTGGACAGAAGCTGATGATGCCTGTCATTGGCTACCCAGGATTTCCCATGTGGCAATTCATGCCACCTTCTGACGTTGATACCTCTGATGATCCGAAGTCATGCCCTCCTGTTGCATAG
- the LOC100823112 gene encoding blue copper protein has translation MKSSCGAFLAAMAVAAALATTALAVDYTVDDSIGWDTYVDYDKWTAGKTFMIGDTLTFKYEAYHNVLEVTEADYGSCATGKPISTHSGGETVFELAEAGTRYFICGIPRHCANGTMHLQVTTVPYDAALAAKIKADAAAAAAPSPSPLPSPPADTFADAAARSAPAGGPTKATIPAPGTSGSVSLTSAPPRYHVAGLLALAALVAMAA, from the exons ATGAAGTCCAGCTGCGGAGCATTTCTCGCAGCCATGGCGGTCGCGGCGGCGTTGGCCACGACGGCGCTGGCGGTGGACTACACCGTGGACGACTCCATCGGCTGGGACACGTACGTCGACTACGACAAGTGGACGGCCGGCAAGACCTTCATGATCGGCGACACCCTTA CATTCAAGTACGAGGCGTACCACAACGTGCTGGAGGTGACGGAGGCGGACTACGGCAGCTGCGCGACGGGGAAGCCCATCTCCACGCACTCGGGCGGCGAGACCGTGTTCGAGCTCGCCGAGGCCGGCACGCGCTACTTCATCTGCGGCATCCCGCGCCACTGCGCCAACGGCACCATGCACCTCCAGGTCACCACCGTGCCCTAcgacgccgccctcgccgccaagATCAAAGCAgacgcagccgcagccgccgctccttctccttcgccGCTCCCCTCCCCGCCCGCGGACACCTtcgcggacgccgccgccaggagCGCGCCGGCGGGCGGCCCGACGAAGGCCACCATCCCCGCCCCCGGAACCTCCGGCTCCGTGTCCCTgacgtccgcgccgccgcggtaTCACGTCGCCGGTCTGCTGGCGCTGGCCGCCCTCGTGGCCATGGCCGCGTAA
- the LOC100823420 gene encoding cysteine-rich receptor-like protein kinase 6 has translation MAKPRRRFSPCLTGVTATFLFAVLYAPLIAAEDEPPPWPTCGPYPPSGNYTANSTYQSNINRLAATLPRNASSSPELYATGSVGDVPDAVYGQALCRGDVANASACESCVAAAFRGATRACPLYKDVMIFYDLCQLRFSNRDFLLDDDYYVTTYTLQRSRRVAGGAAPAFDAAVGLLVNATAGYAAAGDSSSSSRRFGTGTEGFDDRSNPKIYALSQCAPDTTVEVCRTCLGTITAELPKLFSGRTGGGIFGVWCNFRYEVFPFFSGRPLLQLPQFVGTPPAPAPPATTGGGEKTRNSAGIVLAIVMATIAVILVIVMVYFFCWRRRPKANAFLPYSATSDDRNIDSLLLDLAILRGATDDFDECRMLGKGGFGMVYKGDLPDGQEIAVKRLCQSSRQGIGELKSELVLVAKLHHKNLVRLLGVCLEEHEKILVYEYMPNRSLDTILFDSEKNKELDWGKRFKVINGIARGLQYLHEDSQLKIVHRDLKASNILLDSDYNPKISDFGLAKIFGGDQSEDVTRRIAGTYGYMAPEYAMGGHYSIKSDVFSFGVLVLEIVTGRRNSGSDKTEQDVDLLNNVWEHWTRGNVIELIDPSLGNHPPIDQMLKCIHVGLLCVQRKPGSRPAMSSVNIMFSSHTVRLPSLSRPAFCIQEVSTSESSNAYSDAYPYTENSTVMSSNQVSITELLPR, from the exons ATGgccaagccccgccgccgcttctcccCATGCCTCACCGGCGTCACCGCGACCTTCCTCTTCGCCGTCCTCTACGCGCCACTCATCGCCGCCGAAGACGAACCGCCTCCGTGGCCAACCTGCGGCCCCTATCCCCCCAGCGGCAACTACACAGCCAACAGCACCTACCAATCCAACATCAaccgcctcgccgccaccctccCCAGGAACGCCTCCTCATCCCCGGAGCTCTACGCCACCGGCAGCGTCGGAGACGTGCCGGACGCCGTCTACGGCCAGGCCCTCTGCCGCGGCGACGTCGCCAACGCCTCCGCCTGCGAGAGCTGcgtggccgccgccttccgcgGCGCGACGCGCGCGTGCCCGCTCTACAAGGACGTGATGATCTTCTACGACCTCTGCCAGCTCCGCTTCTCCAACCGGGATttcctcctcgacgacgactACTACGTCACCACGTACACGCTCCAGCGCTCCCGCCGCGTCGCGGGCGGAGCCGCGCCGGCGTTCGACGCCGCCGTAGGGCTGCTCGTCAACGCCACGGCCGGctacgcggcggcgggggactcttcgtcttcctccagGCGGTTCGGCACGGGGACAGAGGGCTTCGACGACAGGAGCAACCCAAAGATCTATGCGCTGTCGCAGTGCGCGCCGGACACGACGGTGGAGGTCTGCCGGACCTGCCTTGGCACCATAACTGCGGAGCTGCCCAAATTGTTCAGCGGGAGGACTGGCGGGGGGATTTTCGGGGTGTGGTGCAACTTCCGGTACGAGGTGTTCCCTTTCTTCTCCGGCcgcccgctgctgcagcttccGCAGTTTGTCGGCACGCCGCCCGCTCCTGCGCCACCGGCGAccaccggaggaggag AGAAAACGAGAAATAGTGCAGGTATAGTTCTAGCTATTGTAATGGCTACAATTGCTGTCATATTGGTCATTGTCATGGTATACTTTTTCTgctggaggagaagaccaAAAGCAAATGCGTTTCTGCCTT ATTCAGCTACCTCAGATGATCGAAACATCGACTCGCTTCTTCTCGATCTAGCGATACTAAGAGGTGCCACAGATGACTTTGACGAATGTAGAATGCTTGGTAAAGGAGGGTTTGGTATGGTTTATAAG GGCGACCTACCTGATGGTCAAGAAATAGCCGTCAAAAGACTCTGTCAGAGTTCCAGACAAGGAATAGGAGAGCTGAAGAGTGAGCTGGTTCTAGTTGCCAAGCTTCACCACAAGAATCTTGTGAGACTTCTTGGTGTTTGCTTGGAAGAACATGAGAAAATACTTGTGTATGAATATATGCCAAATAGAAGCCTTGATACCATTCTATTTG ATTCTGAGAAAAACAAAGAGCTAGATTGGGGAAAGAGGTTCAAGGTTATCAATGGAATAGCTCGAGGCTTACAATACCTTCACGAAGATTCACAATTGAAGATAGTTCACCGAGACCTCAAAGCGAGCAATATACTACTGGATTCTGATTACAATCCTAAAATATCTGACTTCGGCCTAGCGAAGATATTTGGAGGGGATCAATCAGAAGATGTCACTCGTCGTATTGCCGGCACATA CGGATATATGGCCCCAGAATACGCCATGGGAGGTCATTATTCCATCAAGTCGGACGTTTTCAGCTTTGGTGTTTTGGTCTTAGAGATTGTCACAGGGAGAAGAAACAGTGGTTCAGATAAGACCGAGCAAGACGTGGATCTCTTGAATAAT GTATGGGAGCACTGGACCCGGGGCAATGTCATCGAGTTGATCGATCCATCTTTGGGCAACCATCCTCCCATCGACCAGATGCTCAAGTGCATTCACGTCGGACTCCTGTGCGTGCAGAGAAAACCCGGGAGCAGGCCGGCTATGTCGTCGGTGAACATCATGTTCAGCAGCCACACTGTTCGTCTGCCTTCTTTGTCGAGGCCAGCGTTCTGCATCCAGGAGGTCAGTACCAGTGAGAGCTCCAACGCGTATTCGGACGCCTATCCATACACTGAAAACTCAACGGTTATGTCTTCGAACCAAGTATCGATCACAGAACTTTTGCCAAGATGA